The genomic stretch CGACAGCAAGGACGATCTCAAAAGCCTGCTGCTGGTCGACAGCGCGCTGCGCATTACCGCTTTAGGTGACACTGTCACCATCAAGGCATTATCAGACAATGGCGCATCGCTGCTGCCGCTGCTGGATGCCGCTCTGCCGTCAGGCATTGAAAATGAACGTCACCCGGAAATGCGTATTCTGCATTTCCCGCCGGTGAGCCAGCTGCTGGACGAAGACGCGCGCCTCTGCTCCCTGTCCGTTTTCGATGCCTTCCGCCTGCTGCAGAACCTCGTCACCGTGCCGGAAGACGAGCGAGAGGCGATGTTCTTCGGCGGGCTGTTTGCTTACGACCTGGTTGCCGGTTTTGAAGATTTGCCGGAAACCGAGCAGGGTAATCGCTGCCCGGACTATTGCTTTTATCTGGCCGAAACCCTGCTGGTGATCGACCATCAGAAACAATACACCCGCATTCAGGCCAGCCTGTTTACGCCTTCAACTGCTGAGAAAGACCGTCTTGAGCATCGTATCGCTCAACTGCAGCAGCAGATGACGGAAGCGCCGCCCGCGCTGCCGGTGCAGCGTGTAGAGAAAATGACCTGCGACGTTAACCAGACCGACGATCAGTACGGCGCCGTGGTTCGCCAGATGCAAAAAGCGATTCGCGCCGGGGAAATTTTCCAGGTCGTGCCGTCCCGTCGCTTCTCACTGCCCTGCCCGTCTCCGCTGGCAGCCTACGACGTGCTGAAGAAAAGCAATCCCAGCCCGTACATGTTCTTTATGCAGGACAACGACTTCACGCTGTTCGGCGCCTCGCCGGAAAGCTCGCTGAAATATGACGCCACCAGCCGTCAGATTGAGATCTACCCGATTGCCGGTACCCGTCCGCGCGGACGTCGCGCCGATGGCTCGCTGGACCGGGATCTGGACAGCCGCATCGAGCTGGAGATGCGTACCGACCACAAAGAACTCTCCGAGCACCTGATGCTGGTTGACCTGGCGCGTAACGATCTGGCACGCATTTGTACTCCCGGCAGCCGCTACGTGGCGGACCTGACCAAAGTCGACCGCTATTCGTTCGTGATGCACCTCGTCTCCCGCGTGGTCGGCGAGCTGCGCCACGATCTGGACGTGCTGCACGCCTACCGCGCCTGTATGAACATGGGCACCCTCAGCGGCGCGCCGAAAGTACGCGCCATGCAGCTGATTGCCGCCGCCGAAGGACGCCGTCGCGGCAGCTACGGCGGCGCGGTGGGTTACTTCACCGCCCACGGCGATCTCGATACCTGCATCGTAATCCGCTCCGCCTATGTCGAAGACGGGATTGCCACCGTCCAGGCGGGTGCCGGGATTGTTCTTGATTCCGTTCCGCAGTCTGAAGCTGACGAAACGCGCAGTAAAGCCCGAGCGGTCCTTCGCGCCATTGCTACCGCACACCATGCACAGGAGATTTTCTGATGGCTGACATTCTGCTGCTCGATAATATCGACTCCTTTACCTACAACCTGGCAGATCAGCTGCGTGCGAATGGCCATAACGTCGTTATCTATCGCAACCACGTTCCGGCCCAGACCCTGATTGACCGCCTGGCCACCATGCAAAACCCGGTGCTGATGCTCTCCCCGGGGCCAGGCGCACCGAGCGAAGCGGGCTGTATGCCGGAGCTGCTGACCCGTATGCGCGGCAAGCTGCCGATAATCGGCATCTGCCTCGGCCATCAGGCGATTGTTGAAGCCTACGGCGGCTACGTTGGCCAGGCAGGTGAAATCCTCCACGGTAAGGCGTCCAGCATTGAACATGACGGCCAGGCAATGTTTGCCGGGCTGCCGAATCCGCTCCCGGTCGCGCGCTACCACTCGCTGGTCGGCAGCAACATTCCCGCCGGGCTGACGATCAACGCCTCGTTTGAAGGGATGGTAATGGCGGTACGTCACGACGCGGATCGCGTTTGCGGAATGCAGTTCCATCCGGAATCGATCCTGACCTCCCATGGCGCCCGTCTGCTCGAGCAGACGCTGGACTGGGCGTTGCAGAAGCTGGAGCAGACCAACACCCTGCAGCCGATTCTGGAAAAACTCTACCAGGCTCAGACCCTGAGTCAGCAGGAGAGCCATCAGCTCTTCTCCGCCGTGGTTCGCGGTGAGCTGAAGCCTGAACAGCTGGCGGCAGCGCTGGTGAGCATGAAGGTGCGCGGCGAAAGCCCGCAGGAAATCGCCGGTGCCGCCACGGCCCTGCTGGAAAATGCCGCCCCGTTCCCGCGCCCGGACTATCAGTTTGCGGATATCGTCGGTACCGGCGGTGACGGCAGTAACAGCATCAATATCTCCACCGCCAGCGCCTTCGTGGCGGCGGCGTGTGGGTTGAAGGTCGCGAAACACGGTAACCGCAGCGTTTCCAGCCGGTCAGGCTCGTCCGATTTGCTCGCGGCATTCGGCATTAATCTCGATATGAACGCCGAGCGTTCCCGCGAAGCGCTGGATGACCTGGGCGTCTGCTTCCTGTTTGCGCCGAAGTATCACACCGGTTTCCGCCATGCGATGCCGGTTCGTCAGCAGCTTAAAACCCGCACGCTGTTTAACGTGCTTGGCCCGCTGATTAACCCGGCGCACCCGCCGCTGGCGCTGATTGG from Enterobacter dykesii encodes the following:
- the trpD gene encoding bifunctional anthranilate synthase glutamate amidotransferase component TrpG/anthranilate phosphoribosyltransferase TrpD; this translates as MADILLLDNIDSFTYNLADQLRANGHNVVIYRNHVPAQTLIDRLATMQNPVLMLSPGPGAPSEAGCMPELLTRMRGKLPIIGICLGHQAIVEAYGGYVGQAGEILHGKASSIEHDGQAMFAGLPNPLPVARYHSLVGSNIPAGLTINASFEGMVMAVRHDADRVCGMQFHPESILTSHGARLLEQTLDWALQKLEQTNTLQPILEKLYQAQTLSQQESHQLFSAVVRGELKPEQLAAALVSMKVRGESPQEIAGAATALLENAAPFPRPDYQFADIVGTGGDGSNSINISTASAFVAAACGLKVAKHGNRSVSSRSGSSDLLAAFGINLDMNAERSREALDDLGVCFLFAPKYHTGFRHAMPVRQQLKTRTLFNVLGPLINPAHPPLALIGVYSPELVLPIAETLRVLGYQRAAVVHSGGMDEVSLHAPTLVAELRDGEILSYQLEAADFGLTPYHQEALAGGTPEENRDILTRLLQGKGEVAHEAAVAANVAMLMRLHGEEDLKANVQKVLDVLRSGAAYDRVTALAARG
- a CDS encoding anthranilate synthase component 1; its protein translation is MQTAKPHLELLTCEAAYRHNPTALFHQVCGARPATLLLESADIDSKDDLKSLLLVDSALRITALGDTVTIKALSDNGASLLPLLDAALPSGIENERHPEMRILHFPPVSQLLDEDARLCSLSVFDAFRLLQNLVTVPEDEREAMFFGGLFAYDLVAGFEDLPETEQGNRCPDYCFYLAETLLVIDHQKQYTRIQASLFTPSTAEKDRLEHRIAQLQQQMTEAPPALPVQRVEKMTCDVNQTDDQYGAVVRQMQKAIRAGEIFQVVPSRRFSLPCPSPLAAYDVLKKSNPSPYMFFMQDNDFTLFGASPESSLKYDATSRQIEIYPIAGTRPRGRRADGSLDRDLDSRIELEMRTDHKELSEHLMLVDLARNDLARICTPGSRYVADLTKVDRYSFVMHLVSRVVGELRHDLDVLHAYRACMNMGTLSGAPKVRAMQLIAAAEGRRRGSYGGAVGYFTAHGDLDTCIVIRSAYVEDGIATVQAGAGIVLDSVPQSEADETRSKARAVLRAIATAHHAQEIF